In Chryseobacterium culicis, the following proteins share a genomic window:
- a CDS encoding NUDIX hydrolase: MKLLKYCPSCGKESLHWDGEKKWSCPECGFTLYNNVAGAVAVVIRCGDEIYLTRRNRDPKKGKLDLAGGFVDPKESAEETCKRELFEELQLDIDISNLKYLTSLPNIYQYKEIDYNTIDLFYEYNVSEKFEVNLELSEISEAVWIPLQELNLEDIAFDSQKRFFESYLKK; the protein is encoded by the coding sequence ATGAAACTATTGAAATATTGTCCAAGCTGTGGCAAAGAGTCCTTACACTGGGATGGTGAAAAGAAATGGAGCTGTCCGGAATGCGGTTTTACTTTGTATAATAATGTGGCAGGTGCAGTAGCAGTTGTCATCAGATGTGGAGACGAAATTTATCTTACCCGAAGAAACAGAGATCCCAAAAAAGGAAAACTCGATCTTGCCGGAGGATTTGTCGACCCAAAAGAAAGTGCAGAGGAAACCTGTAAAAGAGAACTTTTTGAAGAACTTCAGCTTGATATTGATATTTCTAACCTGAAATACCTTACCAGCCTTCCCAACATCTATCAATACAAAGAGATTGATTATAATACGATTGATCTATTTTATGAGTATAATGTTTCGGAAAAGTTTGAGGTAAATCTTGAGCTCTCTGAGATTTCAGAAGCAGTCTGGATTCCTTTACAGGAGTTAAACTTAGAGGACATTGCTTTTGATTCCCAGAAGAGATTTTTCGAGAGTTATTTAAAGAAATAA
- a CDS encoding enoyl-CoA hydratase-related protein: MSYENILLKKEDKLSIITINRPESLNALNAKTIQEISTALDELNADTSCRVIILTGSGEKSFVAGADIKEFSDFGQEKAEELARNGQNTLFNKIENMSKPVIAAVNGFALGGGLELAMACHIRYASENARLGLPEVTLGLIPGYGGTQRLPKLVGKGIANEMIFSAKMILAQKAKEIGLVNEVYPIEELLTKTKELANTIAYNSPMAISKAINAVNLSDTEKGFEAEIKYFGELFDMEDKKEGVTAFLEKRKPNF, translated from the coding sequence ATGAGTTACGAGAACATATTATTAAAAAAAGAAGATAAATTATCTATCATTACCATAAACAGACCTGAAAGTTTAAATGCTTTAAACGCAAAAACCATTCAGGAAATCAGTACTGCACTGGATGAGCTTAATGCTGATACTTCTTGTAGGGTAATTATCCTTACAGGTAGTGGAGAGAAATCTTTTGTAGCGGGAGCTGACATCAAGGAATTCAGTGATTTCGGACAGGAAAAAGCTGAAGAACTTGCAAGAAACGGACAAAACACATTGTTCAACAAAATTGAAAACATGTCTAAACCTGTCATTGCAGCCGTAAACGGTTTTGCATTGGGAGGAGGTTTAGAGCTTGCCATGGCATGCCACATCAGATATGCATCGGAAAACGCCAGATTAGGGCTTCCTGAAGTAACTCTTGGACTGATTCCAGGATATGGAGGAACGCAAAGGCTTCCAAAGCTTGTAGGAAAAGGTATTGCCAATGAAATGATCTTCTCTGCCAAAATGATCCTTGCTCAAAAAGCAAAAGAGATCGGACTGGTTAATGAAGTATATCCTATTGAAGAATTATTAACCAAAACGAAAGAATTAGCAAACACGATTGCCTACAATTCACCAATGGCAATCTCCAAGGCTATAAATGCCGTGAATTTATCTGACACGGAGAAAGGTTTTGAAGCTGAAATCAAATATTTCGGCGAACTTTTTGACATGGAAGATAAGAAAGAAGGAGTTACTGCGTTTCTAGAGAAGAGAAAACCTAACTTCTAA
- a CDS encoding LysR substrate-binding domain-containing protein codes for MNIQQLEYLIAVDKYKHFGKAAQACFITQPTLSAMIQKFEDELDVKVFDRTTHPIRTTDVGLQIIDQAKVIIESVNELKNKANLLNNILGGTINLGIIPTVSSFILPTEIFKFLEDNPKIQMNVKEMTTDNIIKALKAGELDAGIISTPYDTADEFYQDFLFNEELMIYSSNTEANKKNSYIIPEDLNVEKVWLLEEGNCLRNQFENICHLKENTLKPKNLDFLASNIQTLVHMVDKVGGISILPELALSQLSEEQKKNVFRFKKPFPYREISIIYYKPTFKQKIIDELSHSIKTSLELKLNYHESPKEFVSIKPQ; via the coding sequence ATGAACATTCAGCAACTGGAGTATCTTATCGCTGTTGATAAGTATAAACATTTTGGTAAAGCCGCTCAGGCGTGTTTTATTACCCAACCTACGTTAAGTGCCATGATACAGAAATTTGAGGATGAACTGGATGTAAAGGTGTTCGACAGGACTACCCATCCGATTCGTACCACGGATGTAGGTCTTCAGATTATTGATCAGGCAAAGGTAATTATCGAATCTGTCAATGAGCTGAAAAACAAAGCTAACCTTTTGAATAATATTTTAGGAGGAACTATTAACCTGGGGATTATTCCTACGGTATCTTCTTTCATTCTGCCAACGGAAATCTTTAAATTCCTTGAAGATAACCCGAAGATCCAGATGAATGTAAAAGAAATGACCACTGATAATATTATTAAAGCTTTGAAAGCTGGTGAACTGGATGCGGGAATTATCTCAACACCTTATGACACTGCTGACGAGTTTTATCAGGATTTCTTATTCAATGAAGAATTGATGATTTACAGCTCCAATACGGAAGCCAACAAAAAGAATTCTTACATCATTCCGGAAGATCTGAATGTAGAGAAAGTATGGTTGCTTGAAGAAGGAAACTGTTTGAGAAACCAGTTTGAAAATATCTGTCACCTGAAAGAAAATACGTTGAAACCTAAAAATTTAGACTTCCTGGCTTCCAATATCCAGACATTGGTGCACATGGTGGATAAAGTAGGAGGAATCAGTATTCTGCCGGAATTGGCATTGAGCCAGCTTTCAGAAGAGCAGAAGAAAAATGTTTTCAGATTCAAAAAACCTTTCCCTTACCGAGAAATTAGTATTATTTACTATAAACCAACCTTTAAGCAAAAAATTATTGATGAATTATCACATTCTATCAAAACTTCTTTAGAACTTAAGCTGAATTACCACGAAAGTCCGAAAGAATTTGTAAGCATTAAGCCTCAGTAA
- a CDS encoding Ig-like domain-containing protein, with translation MKRFLLLFVICFLVHSCARVGSPVGGPKDTLAPKFLSSNIDTTRINVKRDIRELRLDFDEYVTLKDINKNLIISPPIKGITRILPSNIANKFVLIQWTDTLQANTTYNFNFGNSIVDNNESNILRYFNFAFSTGNKLDDLYVSGEVKDALDIKKKTGTTTENKLVVGLYQVKDTMDYKKKPYYITKVDEDGYYELNYLTPGKYKIIAFEDENGNSMYDPGKEKVGFQKDPINVEKSISGLNLKVYPSKKPVKYVEMKETAGGVLMTFEGNPEEVKVQSLNEKLKDVKITHNPKSDSVRIWFDAVKDDVGQTANEKLIFTHNKGPKKDSAYSVSLFYRYNKKNAMDVFSDNDGTSIAPKADLKIASNYIVDKIDPSKWTLKIKGDSLTTLPFTAKISETNPYQIQVQSDFVMGKSYELTVPKETISSFYTKNTQSKRFDFDVAKVDQFGSVEFSISNAPTTNYWIQLVDSSDKIAYQKYIKGDHIKFDILKPGEYIVRILVDNNGNKYWDEADFANDVFAEDAYIFYKKVIVRGLWETREEWDLKDSRTLDNPKGTTAPAPTPVVETPPAAAEVKQEVKKELKSSNAVLTPVK, from the coding sequence ATGAAAAGGTTTCTTTTATTATTCGTTATCTGTTTTCTTGTTCATTCTTGTGCAAGAGTAGGATCTCCTGTTGGAGGGCCTAAAGATACCCTTGCACCAAAGTTTTTAAGCTCAAACATTGATACCACAAGAATTAATGTCAAAAGAGATATTCGCGAACTCCGTCTGGATTTTGATGAATATGTGACCTTAAAGGACATCAACAAAAATTTGATTATTTCACCTCCTATAAAAGGGATAACAAGGATTCTTCCTTCGAATATAGCCAATAAATTTGTACTGATCCAGTGGACGGATACTCTTCAGGCCAATACAACTTATAATTTCAATTTTGGAAATTCAATTGTTGATAATAATGAATCCAATATACTGAGGTATTTTAATTTTGCTTTTTCCACAGGAAATAAACTGGATGATCTTTATGTGAGCGGTGAAGTAAAGGATGCATTGGATATTAAAAAGAAAACCGGAACAACAACGGAGAATAAACTGGTGGTGGGATTGTATCAGGTAAAAGACACCATGGATTACAAGAAAAAGCCTTACTATATCACCAAGGTGGATGAAGACGGATATTATGAATTAAACTATCTGACCCCAGGGAAATATAAAATTATTGCTTTTGAAGATGAGAATGGAAATTCTATGTATGATCCGGGTAAAGAAAAAGTAGGATTCCAGAAAGATCCGATTAATGTTGAAAAATCTATTTCAGGATTAAATCTAAAAGTATATCCTTCCAAAAAGCCTGTGAAATATGTAGAAATGAAAGAAACTGCAGGAGGTGTTCTGATGACATTCGAGGGGAATCCTGAGGAAGTAAAAGTTCAATCATTGAATGAGAAATTGAAGGATGTGAAAATAACACACAATCCAAAATCTGATTCCGTTAGAATCTGGTTTGATGCAGTGAAAGATGACGTGGGGCAGACCGCCAATGAAAAGCTTATATTCACACATAATAAAGGTCCGAAAAAAGACAGTGCTTACAGCGTTTCCTTATTTTACAGATATAATAAGAAGAATGCTATGGATGTCTTCAGTGATAATGATGGAACTTCCATCGCTCCAAAAGCCGATTTAAAAATTGCTTCCAACTATATCGTCGATAAAATTGATCCTTCAAAATGGACACTGAAAATTAAAGGAGACAGCTTGACAACCTTGCCATTTACCGCAAAAATTTCAGAAACAAATCCTTATCAGATTCAGGTTCAGTCAGATTTTGTGATGGGAAAAAGCTATGAGCTTACCGTTCCTAAGGAAACGATATCCTCATTCTATACAAAAAATACACAATCTAAGCGTTTCGACTTTGATGTGGCTAAAGTAGACCAGTTTGGAAGTGTTGAATTCTCTATTTCGAATGCGCCAACTACCAATTATTGGATTCAGCTGGTAGATTCTTCAGACAAGATAGCCTATCAGAAATATATCAAAGGAGATCATATAAAATTTGATATCCTGAAACCTGGAGAATATATTGTAAGAATTCTGGTGGATAATAACGGCAATAAATATTGGGATGAAGCAGACTTTGCTAATGATGTTTTTGCTGAGGATGCTTATATTTTCTACAAAAAAGTAATTGTCAGAGGTCTATGGGAAACAAGGGAAGAATGGGATCTGAAAGATTCCAGAACACTTGATAATCCTAAAGGAACAACAGCTCCTGCACCAACTCCTGTCGTGGAAACACCACCAGCTGCAGCTGAAGTGAAACAGGAAGTTAAGAAAGAATTGAAATCCTCCAATGCTGTTCTAACTCCGGTAAAGTAA
- a CDS encoding catalase, producing MDSKKLTLSNGAPYFEHQDSQTVGPRGPVLLQDFILQENLAHFVRERIPERIVHAKGSGAYGTFTVTHDISQYTKAKLFSEVGNSCRMFARFSTVGGEKGSADTARDPRGFALKFYTEDGNWDLVGNNTPVFFIKDAKKFPDFIHTQKRVPKTNLKSATMMWDFWSLNPESLHQVLILMSDRGTPHGYRHMHGFGSHTFSMINDKNERVWVKFHFKTKQGVKNFTDEEAVKMAGENPDFAQEDLCNAIENGDFPKWTLFIQVMTEEQAKDFRWNPFDVTKVWFHDDFPLIEVGEMELNEVPVNYFAHVEQSTFSPSNLINGISFSPDKMLQGRLFSYPDAHRYRVGVNSHQLEVNRCPFEVNNYQRDGYMADSSHYQDKPNYHPNSFDDIKADTSYKNYEYELDSAHVASYNRNENDSDHYTQPGLLYSKAMNAEDRDHLIKNIVGSMNGITGPKKDEIINRQLCHFFRANIELGMKVASQLNVNIDANMMNHSK from the coding sequence ATGGATTCTAAAAAATTAACGTTAAGTAACGGCGCACCTTATTTTGAACATCAGGATTCACAGACGGTAGGACCAAGAGGCCCGGTATTGCTGCAAGACTTTATTCTTCAGGAAAATCTTGCGCATTTCGTTAGGGAAAGGATTCCTGAAAGAATTGTGCATGCCAAAGGAAGCGGCGCTTACGGAACTTTTACCGTAACGCATGACATCAGCCAGTACACAAAAGCAAAACTGTTTTCAGAAGTAGGAAATTCGTGCAGAATGTTTGCAAGATTCTCCACGGTAGGAGGCGAAAAAGGAAGCGCAGATACGGCAAGAGACCCAAGAGGCTTTGCTTTAAAATTTTATACTGAAGACGGAAACTGGGATCTTGTAGGAAATAATACACCGGTATTCTTTATTAAGGATGCAAAAAAATTCCCGGACTTTATCCATACTCAGAAAAGAGTACCCAAAACCAATTTAAAAAGTGCCACCATGATGTGGGATTTTTGGAGTTTAAATCCTGAATCTCTTCATCAGGTTCTTATATTAATGTCAGACAGAGGAACTCCGCACGGCTACAGGCATATGCACGGTTTCGGATCTCATACTTTCTCCATGATCAACGATAAAAATGAAAGAGTATGGGTGAAATTCCATTTTAAAACAAAACAAGGTGTAAAAAACTTCACGGATGAAGAAGCCGTAAAAATGGCTGGTGAAAACCCGGACTTCGCGCAGGAAGATCTTTGCAACGCTATTGAAAATGGAGATTTCCCGAAATGGACCTTATTTATACAGGTAATGACCGAAGAACAGGCAAAAGATTTCAGATGGAATCCTTTTGATGTAACCAAAGTATGGTTCCATGATGACTTCCCTTTGATCGAAGTAGGAGAAATGGAACTGAACGAAGTACCTGTTAATTATTTTGCGCATGTGGAACAGTCTACTTTTTCACCCAGCAACCTGATTAACGGAATTAGCTTCTCACCTGACAAAATGCTTCAGGGAAGATTATTCTCTTATCCTGATGCACACCGCTACAGAGTAGGTGTAAACTCTCATCAACTGGAAGTGAACAGATGTCCTTTTGAAGTTAACAACTATCAGAGAGACGGCTATATGGCCGATTCAAGCCATTATCAGGATAAGCCCAATTATCATCCCAACAGCTTCGATGACATCAAAGCAGATACCTCTTATAAAAACTATGAATATGAGCTAGACAGTGCACATGTTGCCAGCTACAACAGGAATGAGAACGACAGTGATCATTATACTCAACCGGGGCTTTTATATTCAAAAGCAATGAATGCAGAAGACAGAGATCATTTGATCAAAAATATCGTAGGCAGCATGAATGGTATAACCGGACCGAAAAAAGATGAAATTATCAATCGACAGCTGTGTCACTTTTTCCGTGCTAATATTGAACTTGGCATGAAAGTGGCTTCTCAGCTAAATGTCAATATTGATGCAAATATGATGAATCATTCCAAATAA
- a CDS encoding deoxycytidylate deaminase, whose translation MNKFDKAYLKMAQEWAKLSYCKRKQVGALIVKDRMIISDGYNGTPSGFENCCEDGEGKTHWYVLHAEANAILKLAASTQSAKGATLYLTLSPCKECSKLILQAGITRLVYINEYSDDDGISFLRNHNIEIEQISDCELKK comes from the coding sequence ATGAATAAGTTTGATAAAGCTTATCTAAAAATGGCTCAGGAATGGGCAAAACTCTCCTACTGTAAGAGAAAACAGGTGGGAGCTCTTATCGTAAAAGATAGGATGATTATTTCAGATGGTTACAACGGGACTCCTTCGGGATTCGAAAACTGCTGTGAAGATGGAGAAGGGAAAACACACTGGTACGTATTGCATGCGGAAGCCAACGCTATATTAAAACTAGCAGCTTCCACTCAATCTGCAAAAGGGGCAACGTTATATCTGACGCTGTCTCCCTGTAAAGAATGCAGCAAGCTGATTTTGCAGGCAGGAATTACGAGGCTGGTGTACATTAATGAGTATTCGGATGACGATGGAATATCGTTCCTGAGAAACCATAATATTGAAATAGAACAAATATCGGACTGTGAACTAAAAAAATAA
- a CDS encoding 2-hydroxyacid dehydrogenase — protein sequence MKILLLDKNHPLITDQLLAQNFVLEEDFTSSYDEVCDKIENYDGIIIRSRIPLDKNFLEKGKNLKFIARVGAGMENIDIPVAEKLGIQLINSPEGNRDSVAEHVVGMLLVIMNRLFIASQEVKNGIWKREENRGDELLGKTVGLIGYGNMGKATAKRLSGFGCKVIFHDILPDLSDEYATQVSLEELKQSAEVVSLHIPLTSETHYLIDETFIAEMKNDFYFVNTARGKNVKTKCLVEALKAGKVKGTCLDVLEYEKSSFENIEAENEDLKYLLESEKAIVTPHIAGWTYQSKEKLAQFIVDKIVASHC from the coding sequence ATGAAAATACTTCTTTTAGATAAAAACCATCCTCTTATTACTGATCAGCTTTTGGCTCAGAATTTTGTATTGGAAGAGGATTTTACGTCGTCCTATGATGAGGTTTGTGATAAAATTGAGAATTACGACGGTATTATTATCAGAAGCCGTATTCCTTTAGACAAAAACTTTCTGGAAAAAGGTAAGAATCTGAAGTTTATTGCAAGAGTAGGAGCCGGAATGGAAAATATTGATATTCCTGTTGCCGAAAAACTGGGGATTCAATTAATCAATTCTCCGGAAGGAAACAGAGATTCTGTAGCAGAGCATGTAGTAGGAATGCTGCTTGTCATCATGAACAGACTTTTTATAGCTTCTCAGGAAGTGAAAAACGGGATCTGGAAACGTGAAGAAAACAGAGGGGATGAGCTGTTAGGAAAAACAGTCGGATTAATTGGGTATGGAAATATGGGGAAAGCTACGGCAAAAAGACTTTCCGGTTTTGGATGTAAAGTGATTTTCCATGATATACTTCCTGATCTTTCTGATGAATATGCAACACAGGTTTCACTGGAAGAACTGAAGCAGTCTGCAGAAGTTGTAAGCTTACATATTCCTTTAACTTCGGAAACTCATTATCTTATTGATGAAACTTTCATTGCAGAAATGAAAAATGATTTTTACTTTGTGAATACAGCAAGAGGAAAGAATGTAAAAACTAAATGTTTAGTAGAAGCGTTGAAAGCAGGAAAAGTAAAAGGTACTTGTCTGGATGTATTGGAGTATGAAAAGTCTTCTTTCGAGAATATTGAGGCCGAAAATGAAGATTTAAAATATCTTCTCGAATCTGAAAAAGCCATTGTAACGCCACACATTGCTGGCTGGACGTATCAGAGCAAAGAAAAACTGGCCCAGTTTATTGTAGATAAAATAGTAGCTTCACATTGTTAA
- a CDS encoding heme-binding domain-containing protein codes for MKIVKKIVFWTLVAFALIQFFPIDRTNKPVDSAVNFVEARKSPEKIRTLLKNACYDCHSNETVYPKYAFIAPVSWSVKSHVNEGREHLNFSTWGNYNKDLKESMLTKSIQTIQNRTMPMPGYIVYHPEANLSEAERALLIQYFEEMLKAKTY; via the coding sequence ATGAAAATAGTTAAGAAAATAGTATTCTGGACATTGGTAGCATTTGCTCTGATTCAATTTTTTCCTATCGACAGAACCAATAAACCTGTTGATTCTGCTGTAAACTTTGTGGAGGCAAGGAAATCACCGGAAAAGATCAGAACACTGCTTAAAAATGCCTGTTATGACTGTCATTCCAATGAGACGGTTTATCCAAAGTATGCCTTTATTGCTCCCGTTTCATGGTCTGTAAAAAGCCATGTGAATGAAGGCAGGGAACATCTGAATTTTTCTACCTGGGGAAATTATAATAAGGATTTGAAGGAGAGTATGCTTACGAAATCTATTCAAACAATCCAGAACAGGACAATGCCAATGCCTGGTTATATTGTCTATCATCCAGAAGCCAATCTTTCAGAAGCAGAAAGAGCATTATTGATTCAGTACTTTGAAGAAATGCTTAAGGCTAAAACATATTAA
- the xerD gene encoding site-specific tyrosine recombinase XerD, which translates to MTWDEKIKDFEIFLRFERNFSENTLDAYVRDIKKLKDYAEEDLENVGPDSIGYENLQEYIFNLSKQKFSERSQARWISSIKAFFKFLLEDEYREDNPAALLEGPKLGLYLPDTLSLPDINKIIAAIEVNTDLGKRNHCIIEVLYGCGLRVSELIDLKISNINFKEQYIKVHGKGNKTRFVPLADYTADLLESYIKEVRSKGKINKKYEDTLFLNSRGTSMSRVIVFLIIKELTDKAGVNKKISPHTFRHSFATHLLQNGADLRYIQEMLGHSSITTTEIYTHLKTEELRDVILSYHPRNINIAQ; encoded by the coding sequence ATGACTTGGGATGAAAAGATCAAAGATTTTGAAATATTTCTTCGTTTCGAAAGAAATTTTTCAGAAAACACACTCGACGCCTACGTTCGGGACATTAAGAAATTAAAAGATTACGCAGAAGAGGATCTGGAAAACGTCGGTCCAGACTCCATCGGTTACGAAAACCTGCAGGAATACATTTTCAATCTTTCCAAACAGAAATTCAGTGAGAGATCACAAGCAAGATGGATATCTTCCATTAAAGCTTTCTTTAAATTTCTGCTGGAGGATGAATATCGTGAAGACAATCCTGCGGCGTTACTTGAAGGCCCTAAATTGGGATTATATCTACCAGATACTTTAAGCTTGCCTGATATCAACAAAATTATTGCTGCTATTGAGGTCAATACAGATCTCGGAAAAAGAAACCACTGCATCATAGAGGTACTATATGGCTGCGGACTTCGGGTTTCCGAACTGATTGATCTGAAGATCTCCAATATCAACTTCAAAGAGCAGTACATCAAGGTACACGGAAAAGGAAATAAAACCCGTTTTGTTCCTTTAGCTGACTATACTGCAGATTTGCTGGAAAGTTATATCAAAGAGGTACGTTCTAAAGGTAAAATTAATAAGAAATATGAAGACACTCTGTTTTTAAACAGCCGTGGGACTTCTATGTCCAGAGTGATTGTATTCCTTATTATTAAAGAACTTACAGATAAAGCCGGGGTCAACAAAAAAATATCTCCACACACCTTCAGACATTCGTTTGCCACCCATTTATTACAGAATGGGGCAGATTTACGTTATATTCAGGAAATGCTGGGACATTCCAGTATTACAACAACGGAGATCTATACGCACCTGAAAACTGAAGAATTAAGGGATGTTATTTTGAGTTATCACCCGAGAAATATTAATATTGCTCAATGA
- a CDS encoding GLPGLI family protein produces the protein MKNLPINYYTMRKFIFYLYIFLSSCTYIAAQNYQVTYEVQFKPVKEKDSLVKEYMALKIIANQSIFYNLNKEKIDSLVSKLDYKGVSAIKNSFLRIKVFKDFSKDYFTIGGNFNQFNYWYKENKINFYDLKKYGKYKGYMANEAFADFGKRVWHVLYTNDIPINDGPYVFSGLPGLVIKAESLDGNYSFELIGIKKLENQPEMKAIKENIRKEKLKKNINDFIKDPAAHNINFKNDLGDSFSYEFKGIKDNNYNATNEYLNKIFNQFNNYPDKDIPIITF, from the coding sequence ATGAAAAATTTACCGATTAATTACTATACAATGCGAAAGTTTATATTTTATTTATATATTTTTTTATCATCATGTACTTATATAGCTGCGCAAAATTATCAGGTCACATATGAAGTACAATTTAAGCCAGTAAAGGAGAAAGATTCATTAGTAAAAGAATATATGGCTCTCAAAATAATTGCTAATCAAAGTATTTTTTATAACCTAAATAAAGAAAAAATTGATTCTCTAGTCAGTAAGTTGGATTATAAAGGAGTATCAGCAATTAAAAATTCTTTTTTAAGAATAAAAGTATTCAAAGACTTTTCAAAAGATTATTTTACTATAGGTGGTAATTTTAACCAATTCAATTATTGGTATAAAGAAAATAAGATTAATTTTTACGATTTAAAGAAGTATGGTAAATATAAGGGCTATATGGCCAATGAAGCATTCGCCGATTTTGGGAAAAGAGTATGGCACGTTTTATATACCAATGATATTCCAATCAATGATGGTCCTTATGTTTTTTCAGGATTACCCGGTTTAGTTATTAAAGCAGAGTCACTAGATGGAAATTATAGTTTTGAATTAATTGGAATTAAAAAATTAGAGAATCAGCCTGAAATGAAGGCTATCAAAGAAAACATAAGAAAAGAGAAACTAAAAAAGAATATTAATGACTTTATAAAAGATCCTGCGGCTCATAATATTAACTTTAAAAATGATTTGGGAGATAGTTTTAGTTATGAATTTAAAGGGATTAAAGACAATAATTATAATGCTACAAATGAATATTTAAATAAAATATTTAATCAATTCAATAACTATCCAGATAAGGACATTCCTATTATAACATTTTAG
- a CDS encoding serine hydrolase domain-containing protein: protein MTTRNFVLILTVFLSIFSCKKKSEAKGASAENTTNLPNYGNVDLGDVFTKGDGQLLNRQTTVSYIDQYYKKIWEAGDLSGGILVAKGDEILYENYRGFGREGNQMPIDKNTPLHVASVSKTLTAMAMMKLIEAGKIKLTDHLTQFFPGFPYPNVTVQTLLDQRSGLPKYEYFITKIQPAPTELSKPFITNQDVLNMIIKYKPDLARDTDTGFMYCNTNFALLALLVEKVTKTPFPQAMKEMVFTPLKMNNTYIFQEKDIPTASQSFYYGGNKLYPLDRLDLIYGDKNVYTTPRDLYNFSKAMFSKNFLKPELMEMVFTPYSNEKAGMNNYGLGFRMKIFDNGEKLTYHNGWWHGTNSVFAHLLKSKVTIVAIGNKYSNKVYTALALSGLFEDFPLQKDKLHTVMNDNKDTLNSGQEVFGE, encoded by the coding sequence ATGACGACGCGTAATTTTGTACTTATCTTAACTGTTTTCTTATCAATATTTTCTTGTAAAAAAAAGTCTGAAGCTAAAGGTGCTTCGGCTGAAAATACAACCAATCTTCCTAACTATGGAAACGTAGATCTGGGAGATGTCTTCACGAAAGGTGATGGACAGCTTCTAAACAGACAGACTACGGTAAGTTATATCGATCAGTATTACAAAAAGATATGGGAAGCAGGAGATCTTAGTGGCGGAATTCTTGTTGCCAAAGGTGATGAAATTCTATATGAGAACTACAGAGGTTTTGGAAGAGAAGGAAATCAGATGCCTATTGATAAAAATACACCTTTACATGTAGCGTCAGTTTCAAAGACCTTAACTGCAATGGCAATGATGAAGCTAATTGAAGCTGGTAAAATAAAACTTACAGATCATCTTACTCAGTTTTTTCCAGGATTTCCTTATCCTAATGTTACCGTTCAGACGTTATTAGATCAAAGAAGTGGTCTTCCGAAATACGAATACTTTATTACTAAAATACAGCCTGCACCGACTGAACTTTCCAAGCCATTCATTACCAATCAGGATGTATTGAATATGATTATCAAATACAAGCCTGATCTGGCAAGAGATACGGATACAGGGTTTATGTACTGTAATACCAACTTTGCTTTATTGGCTTTATTGGTTGAAAAAGTTACCAAAACTCCTTTCCCTCAAGCCATGAAAGAAATGGTTTTCACTCCGCTGAAAATGAATAATACATACATTTTCCAGGAGAAAGATATTCCTACCGCTTCACAGTCATTCTATTATGGAGGAAACAAACTGTATCCTTTAGACAGACTGGATCTTATTTACGGAGATAAAAATGTATACACTACCCCAAGAGATTTATACAATTTCTCAAAAGCAATGTTTTCAAAAAATTTCCTTAAACCGGAGCTGATGGAAATGGTATTTACTCCTTATAGCAATGAAAAAGCAGGAATGAATAACTATGGCTTAGGGTTCAGAATGAAAATATTTGATAACGGAGAAAAACTGACATATCATAACGGATGGTGGCATGGTACGAATTCCGTATTTGCCCACCTTTTAAAATCTAAAGTGACCATTGTAGCTATTGGAAACAAATATTCAAACAAAGTATATACAGCCCTTGCATTATCAGGCTTATTCGAAGATTTCCCTTTGCAGAAGGATAAGCTTCATACCGTGATGAATGACAATAAAGATACTTTGAATTCCGGACAGGAAGTTTTTGGAGAATAA